A window from Balearica regulorum gibbericeps isolate bBalReg1 chromosome 1, bBalReg1.pri, whole genome shotgun sequence encodes these proteins:
- the RPAP3 gene encoding RNA polymerase II-associated protein 3 — protein sequence MSAPNKALELQLQMKQNAEELQDFMRELESWEKDIKEVDSELRKQSGVPEENLPPIRNKAFKKKKKSKSKVPSKITTEENKKNKIKSYDYEAWGKLDVDKILEELDKEDSTHDSVSPESDSEEDGIRIDAEKALAEKEKGNNYFKQGNFDEAIKCYTRGMHSDPYNPVLPTNRASAFYRMKKFSVAESDCNLALALDKNYIKAYARRGAARFALKNLQGAKEDYEKVLELDANNFEAKNELKKIDQALSSKQSSEQKDFEDVVRPELTDEEKQRIEDQQRKQKAITEKDLGNGYFKEGRYEAAIECYTRGIAADGTNALLPANRAMAYLKIEKYEEAENDCTQALLLDASYSKAFARRGAARVALGKLKEAMQDFEAVLKLEPGNKQAINELTKIRNELAEKEQGTHQEYPAVLIKETEIKNIVKLIDNPLHLKSTKPLRRIAIEEIDDDTPNSDSPSTTSLVNNWRNSMSVETTENLDQDDQLTTMDIPKAKHLKIEEISDTSPLQLSARVKGISSMLHPSFPVNKQREKEIKRSFRSASPVPAIPANSFQLESDFRKLKDCPENMYLYLKQIEPSLYPKLFQKSLDPDLFNQILKILHDFYIEKEEPSLILEILQRLSELKRFDMAVMFMSGSEKKITQVLFNHLSHMGLKDTSVEQLEKKYGVFS from the exons ATGAGTGCACCAAATAAAGCACTAGAACTACAGctgcaaatgaagcaaaatgcTGAAGAGCTGCAGGATTTTATGAGAGAATtggagagctgggaaaaagatATTAAGGAAGTGGATTCTGAACTAAGGAAACAGAGTGGTGTCCCAGAAGAG aATTTGCCACCAATTCGAAACAaggcttttaagaaaaagaagaaaagcaaaagtaaagtCCCTTCAAAGATAACCactgaggaaaacaagaaaaacaagatcaAGTCTTACGATTACGAAGCATGGGGAAAACTTGATGTG GATAAAATACTTGAAGAACTTGATAAAGAAGATAGTACTCATGATTCTGTATCTCCAGAATCAGACTCTGAAGAAGATGGAATTCGTATAGATGCAGAAAAGGCTcttgcagagaaggaaaag GGTAATAACTACTTTAAACAAGGGAACTTTGATGAAGCTATAAAATGCTACACTAGAGGGATGCATTCTGATCCATACAATCCAGTATTGCCCACAAACAGAGCATCGGCTTTTTATAGAATGAAAAA GTTTTCCGTTGCAGAATCTGATTGCAATTTAGCACTTGCTTTagataaaaattacataaagGCTTACGCCAGAAGAGGAGCTGCTcgctttgctttgaaaaatcttcAAGGTGCTAAAGAAG ATTATGAAAAAGTTTTAGAGCTGGATGCAAACAACTTTGAAGcaaaaaatgaactgaagaaaattgaTCAG GCTCTGTCATCAAAACAAAGCTCAGAACAGAAAGACTTTGAAGATGTGGTCAGACCAGAATTAACAGATGAAGAGAAGCAGCGCATTGAAGACCAGCAGCGCAAGCAGAAGGCTATTACAGAAAAAGATCTG GGTAATGGTTATTTCAAAGAAGGAAGGTATGAGGCTGCAATAGAATGCTATACGCGTGGTATAGCAGCAGATGGCACCAATGCGCTTCTGCCAGCTAACAGAGCCATGGCCTATCTAAAGATTGAAAA ATatgaagaggcagaaaatgaCTGTACACAAGCTCTGCTCTTAGATGCCTCCTATTCTAAAGCCTTTGCCAGAAGAGGAGCTGCCAGAGTTGCTCTTGGAAAGCTAAAAGAAGCTATGCAAG ATTTTGAAGCTGTTCTGAAGTTGGAACCTGGAAATAAACAAGCAATAAATGAACTCACTAAAATAAGGAAT gaattagCTGAGAAAGAACAGGGGACTCATCAAGAATATCCTGCAGTACtgataaaagaaacagaaataaaaaatatagtGAAACTGATTGATAATCCATTACACCTGAAATCAACA AAGCCTTTGCGAAGAATAGCCATTGAAGAGATCGATGATGACACACCAAATAGTGATTCACCCAGCACTACTTCTTTAGTCAATAACTGGAGGAATTCGATGAGTGTTGAAACAACAGAGAATCTAGATCAGGATGATCAGTTGACTACAATGGACATtccaaaagcaaagcacttgaaaatagaagaaatcaGTGATACATCACCATTACA GCTTTCTGCTAGAGTGAAAGGAATTTCATCAATGTTGCATCCATCTTTCCCTGTGAacaaacagagagaaaaagaaatcaaaaggtCATTTAGATCTGCTTCTCCAGTCCCTGCCATTCCTGCAAATTCTTTCCAGCTTGAGTCTGACTTCAGGAAGTTGAAAGACTGCCCGGAAAACATGTACTTGTACCTGAAG caaataGAGCCTTCACTTTATCCAAAACTGTTCCAGAAATCCTTGGATCCAGACTTATTTAACCAGATACTGAAAATTCTACATGATTTCTACATTGA GAAAGAGGAGCCATCACTCATCCTTGAAATCCTCCAGAGGCTATCTGAATTAAAAAGATTTGATATGGCAGTAATGTTTATGTCAggctcagagaaaaaaa ttacACAGGTATTATTCAACCATTTGAGCCACATGGGATTGAAAGATACTTCTGTTGAACAATTGGAGAAGAAATATGGTGTTTTCTCTTAG
- the ATP23 gene encoding mitochondrial inner membrane protease ATP23 homolog isoform X1, translating into MEQGEAASPPAAEEKGGEEEDDFGYRLFPDRNKKPQSFLVRSFFTFHNRCQLMLRMTLETNPYAQLLLEAMKQSGCTVFNDRHFSCENCDGCVSGGFDSATSQIVLCQNNIRQQSHMNRVVTHELIHAFDHCRAHVDWFKNVKHLACSEVRAANLSGDCTLMNEIARFKFGLKGHHQTCVRDRAIRSILAVRKVSKETAEKAVDEVFDACFNDLEPFGRIPHSKTDAKRAYRDFKNRDRYNANL; encoded by the exons ATGGAGCAAGGGGAGGCTGCCTCGCCGCCGGCGGCTGAGGAgaagggtggggaggaggaggatgactTCGGCTACCGGCTCTTCCCGGACCGGAACAAGAAGCCGCAGAGCTTCCTGGTCCGCAGCTTCTTCACCTTCCACAACAGGTGCCAGCTGATGCTGAGGATGACCCTGGAGACGA ATCCATATGCTCAACTTCTTCTTGAGGCTATGAAGCAATCTGGTTG CACTGTCTTCAATGACCGGCACTTTTCTTGTGAAAACTGTGATGGCTGTGTCAGTGGAGGTTTTGATTCTGCCACATCTCAG attgTTCTGTGTCAGAACAACATTCGCCAGCAATCCCATATGAACCGGGTGGTCACACATGAATTGATTCATGCTTTTGATCACTGCCGTGCACATGTTGACTGgtttaaaaatgtcaaacaCTTAGCATGTTCAGAG gtTCGAGCTGCTAATCTCAGTGGAGACTGTACACTGATGAATGAAATAGCCAGGTTTAAATTTGGATTGAAAGGACACCATCAG ACTTGTGTACGAGACAGAGCAATTCGTTCCATTCTGGCTGTTAGAAAAGTTAGCAAAGAAACGGCAGAAAAAGCTGTGGATGAAGTTTTTGATGCCTGCTTCAATGATCTGGAACCTTTTGGAAGAATCCCACACAGTAAAACAGATGCAAAACGTGCTTATAGAGACTTTAAGAACAGAGATCGTTATAATGCTAATTTGTAA
- the ATP23 gene encoding mitochondrial inner membrane protease ATP23 homolog isoform X2 has protein sequence MKQSGCTVFNDRHFSCENCDGCVSGGFDSATSQIVLCQNNIRQQSHMNRVVTHELIHAFDHCRAHVDWFKNVKHLACSEVRAANLSGDCTLMNEIARFKFGLKGHHQTCVRDRAIRSILAVRKVSKETAEKAVDEVFDACFNDLEPFGRIPHSKTDAKRAYRDFKNRDRYNANL, from the exons ATGAAGCAATCTGGTTG CACTGTCTTCAATGACCGGCACTTTTCTTGTGAAAACTGTGATGGCTGTGTCAGTGGAGGTTTTGATTCTGCCACATCTCAG attgTTCTGTGTCAGAACAACATTCGCCAGCAATCCCATATGAACCGGGTGGTCACACATGAATTGATTCATGCTTTTGATCACTGCCGTGCACATGTTGACTGgtttaaaaatgtcaaacaCTTAGCATGTTCAGAG gtTCGAGCTGCTAATCTCAGTGGAGACTGTACACTGATGAATGAAATAGCCAGGTTTAAATTTGGATTGAAAGGACACCATCAG ACTTGTGTACGAGACAGAGCAATTCGTTCCATTCTGGCTGTTAGAAAAGTTAGCAAAGAAACGGCAGAAAAAGCTGTGGATGAAGTTTTTGATGCCTGCTTCAATGATCTGGAACCTTTTGGAAGAATCCCACACAGTAAAACAGATGCAAAACGTGCTTATAGAGACTTTAAGAACAGAGATCGTTATAATGCTAATTTGTAA